The Parasteatoda tepidariorum isolate YZ-2023 chromosome X2, CAS_Ptep_4.0, whole genome shotgun sequence genome includes a region encoding these proteins:
- the LOC107438128 gene encoding ras-related protein rab7: MTSRKKVLLKVIILGDSGVGKTSLMNMYVNKRFSNQYKATIGADFLTRELVVQDRLVTMQIWDTAGQERFQSLGVAFYRGADCCVLVYDVTSPNSFKSLDSWRDEFLIQSGPRNPDDFPFVVIGNKIDLENRAISTKRGQGWCQSKNNIPFYETSAKESINVEQAFQAVAMSALTQEQDAELFNDFPDQIKLSNNEKQSRSDSCAC; the protein is encoded by the exons ATGACTTCaaggaaaaaagttttgctGAAAGTTATTATTCTTGGAGATTCTGGTGTTGGAAAAACTTCCCTCATGAATATGTACGTGAACAAGCGTTTTAGTAATCAATATAAAGCCACTATTGGTGCTGATTTCTTGACTCGTGAGTTGGTAGTGCAAGATCGACTTGTAACAATGCAA atCTGGGATACAGCTGGTCAAGAAAGATTCCAGTCTTTGGGTGTTGCATTTTACCGAGGTGCTGACTGTTGTGTTTTAGTCTATGATGTGACCAGTCCTAACTCTTTTAAATCACTTGACAGTTGGCGAGATGAATTTCTTATTCAGTCAGGGCCAAGGAATCCTGATGATTTTCCATTTGTagtaattggaaataaaattgatttggaAAACCGAGCt ATTTCTACAAAAAGGGGACAAGGCTGGTGCcaaagtaaaaacaatattcCATTTTACGAAACCAGTGCTAAAGAGTCTATAAATGTTGAACAAGCATTCCAGGCTGTTGCCATGAGTGCTTTGACACAAGAACAAGATGCAGAATTATTCAATGACTTTCCcgatcaaataaaattaagcaataatGAAAAGCAGTCCAGGTCTGATAGCTGTGCTTGctaa